The following proteins come from a genomic window of Candidatus Zixiibacteriota bacterium:
- the panC gene encoding pantoate--beta-alanine ligase, producing the protein MQVIRSVRKMQTVSRQLAARGKKIAVVPTMGALHEGHLALVRRAMKEADVVITTIFVNPAQFAPHEDLAKYPRDEKSDVQKIKATLGKSGRSGIVFVPKAGEIYPDGFQTWLNVDKLSQALEGKRRPGHFRGVATVVAKLFNICRPDVAVFGMKDYQQAVVLRQMTRDLGYPVKYIIAPTVREPDGLAMSSRNRYFNERQRWEAVCLYYALMSARSMVRSGIVDVKKITKEMRAVIRATCPSAEIHYIAFTDFDTLKAVDTVMRNTVCSLSVKVHGVSLIDNMRVG; encoded by the coding sequence ATGCAAGTCATCCGCTCAGTCAGGAAGATGCAAACGGTCTCGCGGCAACTCGCGGCGCGGGGAAAGAAAATTGCCGTTGTCCCGACCATGGGGGCGCTGCACGAGGGCCATCTGGCGCTGGTGCGCCGCGCGATGAAAGAAGCCGATGTCGTGATCACGACTATCTTCGTCAACCCCGCCCAGTTTGCCCCGCACGAAGATCTCGCCAAGTACCCGCGCGATGAGAAGTCCGATGTTCAGAAAATCAAAGCCACCCTGGGGAAGAGCGGGCGTTCGGGTATAGTGTTCGTGCCGAAGGCAGGGGAGATCTACCCGGACGGCTTTCAAACATGGCTGAATGTCGACAAGCTCTCCCAGGCGCTCGAAGGCAAGCGGCGTCCAGGGCACTTTCGCGGTGTGGCTACGGTGGTCGCCAAGCTATTCAACATCTGCCGTCCCGATGTCGCCGTATTTGGCATGAAGGACTACCAACAGGCGGTAGTGCTTCGCCAGATGACCCGCGATTTGGGCTACCCGGTCAAGTATATCATTGCACCGACCGTGCGCGAACCCGACGGCCTGGCGATGTCATCGCGAAATCGTTATTTCAATGAGCGCCAGCGCTGGGAGGCGGTCTGTTTGTATTATGCGCTGATGTCGGCGAGATCGATGGTCAGGTCGGGCATCGTCGACGTCAAGAAGATCACGAAAGAGATGCGCGCTGTCATTCGCGCCACCTGTCCCAGCGCGGAGATACATTATATTGCGTTTACGGACTTTGATACGCTGAAGGCTGTGGACACGGTCATGCGCAACACGGTTTGCTCATTATCGGTCAAAGTGCACGGGGTGAGTTTGATTGATAATATGAGGGTGGGGTAG